One Amaranthus tricolor cultivar Red isolate AtriRed21 chromosome 10, ASM2621246v1, whole genome shotgun sequence genomic window carries:
- the LOC130825174 gene encoding uncharacterized protein LOC130825174 isoform X1, with protein MKHLSTAPNFDLPYDISLRIASFLPVRDVCALGSCSKFWRELCGSDQLWVSLTTQRWPSLHLFHNSPIPDYSNPQPYSATGVIAWKAFYVRRHLEMGSKVSKFVERCSFSVSLEVQDYRKAIDELCSMKLDFMDVQMFLFKPELNVMLNLVGLHYGINWLGVPLQYILDSLKGSNISERQVSIKWWKVGRWSRGFRLRDEAHHRVVSLADLATEKQDLLVVLCRGAVYEVIRVQIAVVYPLNVPWTCQNSVLPGFERS; from the exons ATGAAGCATTTGTCTACCGCCCCTAATTTTGATCTTCCTTATGATATCTCCTTGAGAATTGCATCTTTCCTCCCG GTACGAGATGTTTGTGCGCTTGGAAGTTGCTCTAAATTCTGGAGGGAATTATGTGGGTCGGATCAATTATGGGTTTCTCTTACTACGCAAAGATGGCCTTCCCTTCATTTATTCCATAATTCTCCAATTCCTGATTATTCCAATCCTCAACCCTATTCGGCCACTGGGGTgatt GCTTGGAAGGCCTTTTATGTTAGAAGGCACCTTGAGATGGGAAGCAAAGTTTCAAAATTTGTGGAGCGATGTTCTTTCTCTGTTTCGTTGGAGGTTCAGGATTATCGTAAAGCAATTGATGAGCTCTGCTCAATGAAGCTTGATTTTATGGATGTACAGATGTTTTTGTTCAAGCCCGAGTTGAACGTAATGCTTAACTTGGTTGGATTGCACTATGGAATCAACTGGCTTGGAGTGCCT CTGCAATATATTCTGGATTCCCTTAAAGGCTCCAATATATCTGAGAGACAAGTTTCAATAAAATGGTGGAAAGTAGGCCGATGGTCTCGTGGGTTTCGCTTGCGAGATGAAGCTCATCATCGTGTGGTCTCATTGGCCGATCTTGCTACTGAAAAGCAAGATCTTTTGGTTGTGCTTTGTAGAGGTGCTGTGTACGAGGTCATACGTGTCCAAATCGCTGTTGTGTATCCATTAAATGTTCCTTGGACATGCCAGAACTCGGTTCTTCCGGGGTTTGAGCGTAGTTGA
- the LOC130825173 gene encoding uncharacterized protein LOC130825173: MEMGSPCSCRTPSNSRNNLKSSSCSSSSSKRNRISESIKGKSCAICLNQISGHRPAVINHCLHAYCLACLLRWSHYKRTCPLCNSHFDSYFSPSSISSSSFHLHHLLPLSSLPSPDHSRPRHTRAVDIFRARWRRREQNNAVNSRSRPVPRLRSFRRGESVPSEVTTERILQWRASIYKRGFSAVPFSSRNLQSPNMSQSKKKILQRIEPWIQRELQAILQDPDPTIIVHVATSLYLSRFHMTGDLSTAIDNDDGFLDPLRRFLGEWTDMFWHELRCFAESTFSMVTYDEVVEYRRENNS, from the exons ATGGAAATGGGGTCTCCTTGCAGTTGCAGAACACCATCAAACTCTCGCAACAACCTGAAAAGCTCTTcatgttcatcttcatcttcaaaacgGAACCGAATTTCGGAATCAATCAAAGGCAAATCCTGCGCAATATGCCTTAATCAAATATCCGGTCACCGCCCTGCCGTAATCAACCATTGTTTACACGCCTACTGCCTTGCCTGCCTTCTTCGATGGTCTCACTACAAGCGAACTTGTCCTCTTTGCAATTCCCATTTTGATTCCTACTTTTCCCCTTCTTCTATCTCTTCCTCTTCTTTTCATTTGCATCATTTGCTCCCTCTCTCTTCCCTACCCTCTCCAGATCATTCTAGACCCCGCCATACCCGTGCTGTTGATATCTTTAG GGCACGTTGGAGAAGAAGGGAGCAAAATAATGCGGTGAATTCGCGTTCAAGGCCTGTACCACGGCTAAGATCATTTCGTCGAGGAGAGTCTGTTCCTTCTGAGGTTACTACAGAAAGGATTCTTCAGTGGCGTGCCAG CATATACAAGCGTGGTTTTTCGGCTGTTCCCTTTTCTTCTAGGAATCTTCAGAGCCCG aACATGTCacagagtaaaaaaaaaatactacaaaGAATAGAACCATGGATCCAAAGGGAGTTGCAAGCTATACTTCAGGACCCGGATCCAACTATTATTGTTCATGTGGCTACATCACTGTATCTTTCTAGATTTCACATGACTGGAGACCTCTCAACAGCAATTGATAATGACGATGGCTTCCTTGACCCATTGCGACGATTTTTGGGTGAATGGACGGATATGTTCTGGCATGAGCTTAG ATGCTTTGCAGAAAGCACTTTTTCGATGGTTACTTATGATGAAGTAGTTGAGTACAGAAGAGAGAATAACAGCTAA
- the LOC130825174 gene encoding uncharacterized protein LOC130825174 isoform X2, producing MKHLSTAPNFDLPYDISLRIASFLPVRDVCALGSCSKFWRELCGSDQLWVSLTTQRWPSLHLFHNSPIPDYSNPQPYSATGAWKAFYVRRHLEMGSKVSKFVERCSFSVSLEVQDYRKAIDELCSMKLDFMDVQMFLFKPELNVMLNLVGLHYGINWLGVPLQYILDSLKGSNISERQVSIKWWKVGRWSRGFRLRDEAHHRVVSLADLATEKQDLLVVLCRGAVYEVIRVQIAVVYPLNVPWTCQNSVLPGFERS from the exons ATGAAGCATTTGTCTACCGCCCCTAATTTTGATCTTCCTTATGATATCTCCTTGAGAATTGCATCTTTCCTCCCG GTACGAGATGTTTGTGCGCTTGGAAGTTGCTCTAAATTCTGGAGGGAATTATGTGGGTCGGATCAATTATGGGTTTCTCTTACTACGCAAAGATGGCCTTCCCTTCATTTATTCCATAATTCTCCAATTCCTGATTATTCCAATCCTCAACCCTATTCGGCCACTGGG GCTTGGAAGGCCTTTTATGTTAGAAGGCACCTTGAGATGGGAAGCAAAGTTTCAAAATTTGTGGAGCGATGTTCTTTCTCTGTTTCGTTGGAGGTTCAGGATTATCGTAAAGCAATTGATGAGCTCTGCTCAATGAAGCTTGATTTTATGGATGTACAGATGTTTTTGTTCAAGCCCGAGTTGAACGTAATGCTTAACTTGGTTGGATTGCACTATGGAATCAACTGGCTTGGAGTGCCT CTGCAATATATTCTGGATTCCCTTAAAGGCTCCAATATATCTGAGAGACAAGTTTCAATAAAATGGTGGAAAGTAGGCCGATGGTCTCGTGGGTTTCGCTTGCGAGATGAAGCTCATCATCGTGTGGTCTCATTGGCCGATCTTGCTACTGAAAAGCAAGATCTTTTGGTTGTGCTTTGTAGAGGTGCTGTGTACGAGGTCATACGTGTCCAAATCGCTGTTGTGTATCCATTAAATGTTCCTTGGACATGCCAGAACTCGGTTCTTCCGGGGTTTGAGCGTAGTTGA